From one Hyphomicrobiales bacterium genomic stretch:
- a CDS encoding long-chain-fatty-acid--CoA ligase, protein MIDERPELARRPANYVPLSPISFLERAAAIFPDRLAVIDSGRRFTYRAFRERCVRLASALAGMGVGAGDTVAILAQNSPALLEAHYAVPMLGAVLNPINIRLDAPSIAFCLEHGEAKVLLADRDFAGTITPALARLASPPQIVDIADPQAAGQTAIGGAEYEELIARGDPGICHPGVADEWASICLLYTSGTTGNPKGAVYSHRGAYLGALGNAYTFKLDHESRYLWTLPMFHCSGWTFTWAVTAAAGTHVCLRRVEPKAIFSLIVEHGVTHMCGAPIVLNMLVHAPEEDKLRFPQRVKVATGGASPPSAVIERMEGMGFEVLHLYGTTESYGPSVYCAPVAEWSGLDDRRRFELMARQGLPMVMLEGLVVADPETLAAVPMDGETMGEILVRGNSVMKGYLKNEAQTEQSFANGWYHSGDLAVWHPDGYVEVKDRSKDIIISGGENISSLEVEEVLYRHPQIMEAAVVAKADEKWGETPCAFVALKPGAGAVTAEDVIAYCRDNMARYKVPRHVVFGPLPKTSTGKIQKFVLRERANEGT, encoded by the coding sequence ATGATCGACGAGCGACCCGAACTGGCGCGGCGGCCCGCCAATTACGTGCCCCTCTCCCCGATCAGCTTCCTCGAGCGCGCTGCGGCGATCTTTCCCGATCGCCTCGCGGTGATCGATAGTGGGCGCAGGTTCACCTACCGTGCGTTCCGCGAGCGTTGCGTGCGGCTCGCCTCGGCACTGGCGGGGATGGGCGTCGGCGCGGGCGACACGGTCGCCATTCTCGCCCAGAACTCACCGGCGCTTCTGGAAGCGCACTATGCGGTGCCGATGCTCGGAGCGGTGCTCAACCCGATCAACATCCGACTCGATGCCCCGAGCATCGCCTTCTGCCTCGAGCACGGGGAGGCCAAGGTGCTGCTGGCGGATCGCGATTTCGCCGGAACGATCACACCGGCGCTGGCACGACTGGCGAGCCCGCCGCAGATCGTCGACATCGCGGACCCGCAGGCGGCGGGGCAGACCGCGATCGGGGGTGCCGAATACGAGGAACTCATCGCGCGCGGCGACCCCGGCATTTGCCATCCCGGAGTGGCGGACGAGTGGGCCTCGATTTGCCTCCTCTACACCTCAGGCACCACCGGCAATCCCAAGGGTGCGGTCTATTCCCACCGGGGCGCCTATCTCGGGGCACTCGGCAACGCCTACACCTTCAAGCTCGACCACGAAAGTCGCTATCTCTGGACGCTTCCGATGTTCCACTGCTCGGGCTGGACCTTCACCTGGGCGGTGACGGCGGCGGCAGGCACGCACGTCTGTCTCCGCCGCGTCGAGCCGAAAGCCATTTTCTCGCTCATCGTCGAGCATGGTGTCACGCACATGTGTGGTGCGCCGATCGTGCTGAACATGCTGGTGCACGCGCCGGAGGAGGACAAACTGCGCTTTCCGCAGCGCGTCAAGGTGGCGACGGGCGGAGCCTCGCCGCCCTCGGCGGTGATCGAGCGAATGGAGGGTATGGGGTTCGAGGTGCTACACCTTTACGGAACCACGGAGAGCTACGGCCCGTCGGTCTATTGCGCGCCGGTTGCCGAGTGGAGCGGGCTCGATGATCGCCGCCGCTTCGAGCTCATGGCCCGCCAGGGATTGCCGATGGTGATGCTGGAGGGGCTCGTCGTCGCCGATCCCGAAACGCTCGCGGCCGTGCCCATGGACGGCGAGACGATGGGCGAAATCCTGGTGCGCGGCAACTCGGTCATGAAGGGCTATCTGAAGAACGAAGCGCAGACGGAACAGTCGTTCGCGAACGGCTGGTATCACTCGGGCGATCTCGCGGTCTGGCACCCGGACGGCTACGTCGAGGTCAAGGACCGTTCGAAGGACATCATCATCTCGGGCGGAGAGAACATATCATCGCTCGAGGTCGAGGAGGTGCTCTACCGCCATCCCCAGATCATGGAGGCGGCGGTGGTGGCGAAAGCGGACGAGAAATGGGGGGAGACGCCTTGCGCGTTCGTTGCGCTGAAACCCGGGGCGGGGGCCGTGACGGCCGAGGACGTCATCGCCTACTGCCGGGACAACATGGCGCGCTACAAAGTGCCGCGTCATGTCGTGTTCGGTCCGCTGCCCAAGACGTCCACGGGAAAGATCCAGAAGTTCGTACTGCGGGAGCGGGCGAACGAGGGCACATAG
- a CDS encoding cupin domain-containing protein yields MASSHGCPGPATWCLLTVVRCATISANPVRPARRPECDGRATAARGRGDGACLLSDRVGSWSAALAGGNVGGCRTGPSGRGECGWRRMEDEGVVVVPVDGRAIARDFSAAFADALAARRGADTMLDSFVARLRELAEAPAHLKPAEPFVHPTMAHLSGRLASLRGPAPLTEAARRAAHAVHWYQIYQGEGFSRTLSQGMLAGQVAGQAGLVSSELCRTGLFLLAPGVHYPLHTHGADEIYFCVSGHLHLQYGHASSPFTLAPGEHARSPSNRVHSLTVGDEPVLLLYIWIGDVDSPNLAWEKAPDGRWMQAHWVRQPDASWKRVELTPVPPEVVAAEA; encoded by the coding sequence ATGGCCTCCTCACACGGTTGCCCCGGTCCAGCGACCTGGTGCCTGCTGACGGTTGTGCGCTGCGCAACGATTTCCGCGAACCCCGTTCGGCCCGCGCGCCGGCCAGAGTGCGACGGCAGGGCCACCGCTGCAAGGGGGCGTGGCGATGGCGCTTGCCTCCTCTCGGACCGCGTGGGATCGTGGTCTGCCGCGCTGGCGGGGGGCAATGTGGGTGGCTGCCGCACCGGCCCTTCCGGTCGTGGCGAATGCGGTTGGCGGCGAATGGAGGACGAGGGCGTGGTAGTAGTTCCGGTTGACGGGCGGGCGATCGCTCGCGACTTTTCGGCGGCGTTCGCCGATGCACTCGCGGCGCGGCGCGGCGCGGACACGATGCTCGATTCTTTCGTCGCGCGGCTTCGCGAACTGGCCGAGGCGCCAGCCCATCTGAAGCCGGCCGAGCCGTTCGTCCACCCGACCATGGCGCATCTGTCCGGCCGCCTCGCCAGCCTCCGTGGTCCCGCGCCGTTGACCGAGGCCGCCCGCCGGGCGGCGCATGCCGTTCACTGGTACCAGATTTACCAGGGCGAGGGGTTTTCGAGGACACTCAGCCAAGGCATGCTGGCAGGCCAGGTCGCCGGCCAGGCCGGGCTCGTTTCGAGCGAACTGTGCCGCACCGGCCTCTTCCTTCTCGCTCCCGGCGTCCACTATCCCCTGCACACCCACGGCGCCGACGAGATCTATTTCTGCGTGTCCGGTCACCTCCACCTCCAGTACGGGCACGCGAGCAGCCCCTTCACGCTGGCGCCCGGCGAACACGCGCGCTCGCCGAGCAACCGGGTCCACAGCCTCACCGTCGGCGATGAGCCGGTGCTCCTGCTCTACATCTGGATCGGTGATGTCGACAGCCCCAACCTCGCCTGGGAGAAGGCCCCGGACGGCCGCTGGATGCAGGCCCACTGGGTGCGCCAGCCGGACGCGAGCTGGAAGCGTGTGGAGTTGACGCCGGTGCCACCCGAGGTGGTCGCCGCCGAGGCGTAG
- a CDS encoding NAD-dependent epimerase/dehydratase family protein produces MLMVTGGGGFAMSHVVRQWLERDRAARVLLIDASPLDGPASAFFAAHSDRIDVVTGDVGDSALWEHIARAGGPLSQVTHIVHGAAVTSIEAQRQREGFGAALAVLEANVIGTARMLAAAEQSPRLQRVVNVSSSSVYANRGLQAPDQPLAEDVSVHPSGLYAISKLTGELLANDAALGSGVPVVSVRPSSVYGPLDRRTATRAVDCVPKRLLHLHRQGRTVRVSGLGSVGDYIHAGELARAIIALLDAPALRHPVYNIALGEFVTLERLLALVGSVRPAFRYTLVDPSNADIAGDPCHVDGKWGALDISRLVADSGWRPRPLVEMLADYADWLDHHEV; encoded by the coding sequence ATGCTGATGGTGACCGGGGGTGGCGGCTTTGCGATGAGCCACGTGGTGCGGCAATGGCTCGAGCGGGACCGCGCGGCGCGCGTGCTGCTGATCGATGCGAGTCCGCTCGACGGGCCGGCGTCGGCGTTCTTTGCCGCCCACTCCGATCGCATCGACGTCGTGACCGGTGACGTCGGTGACAGCGCTCTCTGGGAGCACATCGCACGGGCCGGCGGGCCGCTCTCGCAGGTCACCCACATCGTGCACGGCGCCGCCGTCACGTCCATCGAGGCACAGCGACAGCGCGAGGGCTTCGGGGCAGCGCTCGCCGTCCTCGAGGCAAACGTCATCGGCACCGCGCGGATGCTGGCGGCGGCCGAACAGTCGCCACGGCTCCAGCGCGTCGTCAACGTCTCGTCGAGTTCGGTCTATGCGAACCGGGGGCTGCAGGCCCCGGATCAACCGCTCGCCGAGGACGTCAGCGTGCATCCGAGCGGGCTCTATGCCATTTCCAAGCTCACTGGCGAACTCCTCGCCAATGACGCGGCACTCGGCTCGGGCGTGCCGGTCGTCTCCGTGCGTCCGTCGAGCGTCTATGGTCCGCTCGACAGACGTACCGCGACCCGCGCCGTCGATTGCGTACCCAAGCGTCTCCTGCACCTCCATCGGCAGGGGCGGACCGTGCGGGTCTCGGGCCTCGGCTCGGTCGGCGACTACATCCATGCCGGCGAGTTGGCCCGGGCGATCATCGCCCTCCTCGATGCCCCCGCTCTGCGCCATCCCGTCTACAACATCGCGCTCGGTGAATTCGTCACCCTCGAGCGCTTGCTCGCGCTCGTCGGCTCAGTGCGTCCGGCATTCCGCTATACGCTCGTCGATCCTAGCAACGCGGACATCGCGGGCGATCCCTGCCATGTCGACGGCAAGTGGGGAGCCCTCGACATCTCGCGCCTCGTTGCCGACAGTGGCTGGCGTCCACGCCCGCTCGTGGAGATGCTCGCCGACTACGCCGACTGGCTCGACCACCACGAGGTGTAG